Within Pseudomonas cichorii, the genomic segment GGCGTAACTGCATGTCTTCGACTTGGGGGCGATGGTGCTCTGACAAGGTCAGGTCCTTGAGCAGCCCCAGCAAGGTTTCTTCGATATGAGACGCCACCGAGCTGTAGCTCGGCTCCGGGGAGTAAGGCAGGGAATAATTGGGATCGCCTTCGCTGGCTTCTTCCTCATCGAGCGCTGGCTCATCTTCTTCGCTGTCGCCCTCGACGGGGGCCTGCACAACGGGTACATGCTCGTAAGGCACGGTGGGCGTTGGTGTCAGCAGGTCTTGCGGCGGAGCCGGCACCGGTGCGGGAACCGCTTTTTCGACTGGGGCGGGAGCAGCGGCTACCACCTCAACCGGCTTTGGCGCTTCAGCGACGGGCTCAACCACAGGTGTGGGAGCGGGAGTCTCTGTCTTTGCCTCGGCTTTGGGTGTTTCAATCTCGATTTTTGGTGCAGGTGCAGGCACGGGCCTCGAAGGCGGCTCAGCTACCTCGTTGACGTCTTCATGCTCAGGCTCGGCAGAGGCAGGTACAGACGGATGAACGAGCTGAGCGCTTTCGGGGCCATGGGCCGCCTCGCCATGTTCTTCGCGGGTGCCGAACAGGCGTTGCAGGATTCCGGGGCGAGGGCCTTCTTCGTGCTTTTCAAGCAAGGTCAGCGCCTTGCCTTGCAAACCGCTGAGTTCGCTCAGCAGCAACGGCAATTCCCGAGCCTGGGCGGCGCGGTCCTCAAGATCCTTGGCAAAACGCTTGAGGGGTTTGCGTACCTCGCGGGGCAGCGGCAAGGATTGCAGTTGGGTTACCAGCGCATTCAAGGCGCTGCTGATCTGCCCGACCCGCACTTCACGACGTTGCTCAGAGTCCAGCACTGCCTTTTCAAGGCGCGGTATCAGAGCGGCCAAGCCCGCATCCATGTCGTCCTTGCGCACGATTTCGCGCATTTCCTTCATGCATTCGTCGACAGAGCGGTCGGTACCTTCCGCCGCGAGACTACTGCGGACCAGACCTCGGCGCAGCAAGTCGAGCCGGGCGTTCCAGCGTTCCGCCAGTCTGTCCTGCTGCTCGATACCCTTGAGATACTTCTCTTTCCAGCGCTCGGCTTCTTCGCTCATTCAAGGGGTCCACCAGAAAGCACGGGTAGCGAGTCCCCACACAGCGAAGCAGGCAGGCGAATCTCTACAGCAACGGGCAGGTGATCGGAAATGGGTTGGGCCAGTACCTGAACACGTTCGAGCGTCAGTGTCGGGCTGAGCAGAATATGATCGAGGCAGCGCTGTGGCCGCCAGCTGGGAAAGGTTGCCTCGACTTGCGGGGCCAGAAGACCAAGATCGCGCAGCGGCGAATGTTCCAGCAAGTCGTTGGCATGGGTGTTCATGTCGCCCATGAGGATCTGGTGGCGATAACCGCCAATCAGTTCCCGGATATAGGCCAGTTGCCGTACACGAGTGCGTGGCCCAAGGGCCAGATGCATCATGACCACCACCAGCGCGTCCTCGCCTTCCCCGAAACGGACAAGAATGGCACCGCGTCCGGCAGGTCCGGGCAATGGGTGATCTTCGATCTTGCCGGGACGCAGGCGGCTGAGCACGCCATTGCTGTGCTGGCCCAGACGACCCAGGTTGCGATTGAGCTGCTGATACCAGTAGGGAAAGGAACCGAGGTGGGCCAGATGTTCGACCTGATTGATGAAGCCGGAACGCAGGCTGCCGCCATCGGCTTCCTGCAACGCCACCAGATCGAAATCGTTGAGAAGATCGCCGATCTTCTGCAGATTGCCCGCACGTCCACCGTGGGGCAGCAGATGTTGCCAGCCGCGTGTCAGGTAGTGCCGGTAACGCTCGGTGCTGATACCGACCTGGATGTTGAAGCTGAGCAACCGAAGCCGGCCATCGGCTGGCAGTCCGCTTTGCAGCAGATGGTGTTCGTTGACCTGCGGATCATGCAGGCCAACGACTCGCTCCGTGCCCTTGCCCCAGCGGCGCATGGCGAACGGCTCTTACTTGCTTGCCTTGGCGGCCGCTCGCTCTTTGGCGATCAGCTGGTCAGCAACTTCCAGGGTCGCTTCCGGGCCACCGGAGCTGCCCAGGTCGAAACGGTATTTACCGTTAACGATCATGGTCGGTACGCCGGTCACTTCGTACTTCTTGGCCAGCTCCTTGTACTGGGCAATCTTGCCTTTCACTGCGAAGGAGTTGAAGGTTTCGAGGAACTTGGCTCTGTCGATACCCTGTGTGGCGACGAAATCAGCCATGTCTTCCGGCTTGGTCAGCGGCTTGCGGTCTTTCTGGATTGCGTTGAATACAGCCGCGTGAACCTTGTGCTCTACGCCCATGGTGTCCAGGGTGATGAACAGTTGACCGTGGGCATCCCAGGCGCCGCCGAACATTGCCGGGATACGGACGAAATTGACGTCCTCAGGCAGTTTTTCAGCCCATGGGTTGATGGTCGGCTCGAATGCATAGCAATGCGGGCAGCCATACCAGAACAACTCTACTACTTCGATCTTGCCTGGCTCGGAAACAGGCACAGCGCTGTTCAATACAACATATTGCTTACCAGCTTCGATGGGTGCGGCAGCCTGGGCGGACATACCGAACAGGCTGGCGGCAACCAGAGCGGCGCTGATGATCAGATTACGCATGCTTTACTCCTGAGCAGATTGAGTCGCCTTGACGCGACGGTTTTTCGACCAGCCACCAAGGCGTGAGTTCTTAGTGTAACGCTGGCGATCAAAAAAAAGGGCAGCCCGGGCCACCCTTTTTGCATGTGTCATGAAGCACGTCACGTCTGAACCGCAGATTGCTTGCACGAATGCCTGTGAATCGATCAGTGCAGGCCCTGGATATATTGCGCCAGAGCCTCGATATCCTTGTTGCTCAGCTTGGCCGCGATAGAGCGCATGACCATGGTGTCACCATCATTGACCCGATCGCCTTCGCGGAATGCAGTCAATTGTTTCTTGATGTAATCGGCGTGCTGGCCACCCAGATGTGGATAACCGGCCGGAGCATTGCCGGTGCCGTCAGGTGAGTGGCAGCCGGTGCAGGCTGGCATGCCCTGATCCAGCTTGCCGCCGCGGAACAGTGCTTCGCCGCGGGCCACCAGACTGGCGTCGGCTGCACCGATGCTGCCTTTCTGGCTGGCGTAATAGGCGGAGATGTCCGCAAGGTCCTGATCGTTGAACGGAGTCAGCAATCCGGTCATTTCCAGTACCGGTCGCTTGCCATCCTTGATCTCGTGCAACTGCTTGAGCAGGTAGCGCTGGCCCTGGCCTGCCAGTTTCGGGAAGTTGGGAGCCAGACTGTTGCCATCAGTTCCATGACAGGCGCCACACACGGCTGCCTTTGCCTGACCGGCAGCCGCATCGCCGGTAACGTCGGCTGCCTGGGTCGCCCCACTGATGCCCAGCGTCAACAGCAGACTCACGAATAATTTGTTCATCAGGTAATCCAGATCGGCTAATGGTGAAAAGTTAGGTAGCAGGTGATTTGCTCATCTCCAGGATGATGGTTCGCAAATGCTGACTACTGCGGTCCTTGCACATTTCACGCGCGGCATTGTTACGATCCTGGCAAAAGGAGCTCCAAAACCCTCTTGCGCAGTAAAAACCTTTCAGGTTGAAAGCGGACTGCGTTCTAATGCGCATATTAGTTCTCGCTTCGGTGTTCTTCCCCCGCTGCCGGGGAATTCACACACAAAATTTGCGGCATTATATACTCGCGCTATCCAAACGGAAACGACACCTCTTGCCGCACCCCTTGCAGGCAAGGCCTTCACCGGAAATCACATGCAACTCAAGAACCCCATCCTCGGCCTGTGCCAACAGTCCACTTTCATGCTCAGCGCCGCCAAGGTCGATCAGTGCCCTGATGACGAAGGCTATGAAGTCGCGTTTGCCGGGCGTTCCAACGCGGGCAAGTCCAGCGCGCTCAATACGCTGACCCACGCCAGCCTGGCGCGCACCTCGAAAACGCCGGGGCGTACGCAACTGCTGAACTTCTTCAAGCTTGATGACGACCGCCGTCTGGTGGACCTGCCCGGCTACGGCTACGCCAAAGTGCCGATCCCGCTCAAGCAACACTGGCAGCGTCACCTGGAAGCCTATCTGGGCAGCCGCGAAAGCCTGAAGGGCCTGATTCTGATGATGGACATCCGTCATCCAATGACCGACTTCGACATCCTCATGCTGGACTGGGCAATCGCCAGCCAGATGCCGATGCATGTCCTGCTGACCAAGGCTGACAAACTGACCTACGGCGCAGCCAAAAACACGCTGCTCAAGGTTCAGTCGCAGATCCGCAAGGGCTGGGGCGAAGCGGTCACCATCCAGCTGTTCTCGGCACCAAAGCGCATGGGCCTGGAAGAAGCCTATACCGTTCTGGCCGACTGGATGGAGCTGGAAGACAAAGCGCCTGCCGAAGGGTAAATCGCAGGCAAAAAAAACCCCGGACTTCATATGGGGAGGGGGGAAGTTCGGGGTTCAAGGTCCAGACCCTTAGGGCGGGATCCGGATATCTGCCAACACTTAACACAACTAGGAGCATGACGGGTTTCTCAACCCGTCGAAATCTCTGACTCGCAGCTGGCCGGTTAAGTTCCCGGCCAGCCGAAAAGTTCATGCAGGCAGGGCGATCAGTGCGCCTCGTCCCAGTTGTTGCCCACGCCCACTTCAACCAGCAACGGCACGGCCAGTTGCGCAGCGCCGCTCATATGCGGGCGAATCTGCTCGCTGATCTGCTCGACCAGATCCTCGCGCACTTCCAGTACCAGTTCGTCGTGAACCTGCAGGATGACGCGGGCATCGAGGCCCGACTCTTCCAGCCAGCTGTTCACTGCAACCATGGCTTTCTTGATGATATCGGCGGCTGTGCCTTGCATCGGTGCGTTGATCGCTGTGCGCTCGGCCCCGGCGCGTTTCATGCCGTTGTCGGAGTTGATGTCCGGAAGGTAGAGGCGACGCCCGAAGAATGTTTCGACATAGCCCTGCTCTTTGGCTTTCTCGCGAGTGCGCTCCATGTACTCTCGCACGCCAGGGTAGCGAGCGAAGTAACGCTCGATATACGCCTTGGCCTGCTTGCCATCGACGCCGATCTGACGAGCCAGGCCCGATGCGCCCATGCCGTAGATCAGCCCGAAATTGATCGCTTTGGCGCTGCGGCGCTGATCGTTGGTGACCTCATCCAGCTCGACCCCGAAAACCTCGGCCGCCGTCGCACGGTGCACGTCCAGGCCATTGCGGAAAGCATCCAGCAACCCTTCGTCGCTGGCCAGGTGCGCCATGATCCGCAACTCGATCTGCGAATAGTCCGCTGCCAGCAGTTTGTAACCCGGCTGGGCAACGAATGCCTGACGAATCCTGCGCCCTTCTGCTGTGCGCACCGGGATGTTCTGCAGGTTGGGTTCGCTGGACGAGAACCGTCCCGTTGCGGCGCCCGCCTGGTTATAGGACGTGTGAACGCGACCGGTCCTCGGGTTGATCTGCCCTGGCAGGCTGTCGGTGTAGGTGCTTTTCAGCTTGCTGATCGAGCGGTACTGCAACAGCAAGGTGGGAAGCTCATGGCCTTGCTCGGCCAGCTTGACCAGCACATCTTCCGAGGTCGAAGGCTTGCCCGTGGGCGTTTTGCCAAGAATCGGCAGGTTCAGTTTTTCATAAAGGATTTTCCCGAGCTGGGTCGTGGAGCCCAGGTTGAACTCCTCGCCTGCCAGAACAAAAGCCTGGCGCTCCAGTTCGACCATGGTGTTGCCCAACTCGACACTTTGAATGCCGAGCAGATTGGCATCCACTTTCGCGCCTTCGCGTTCGATCTTCGCCAGTACAGGCACCAGCGGCATTTCGATTTCGGTCAGAACGCGGGACAGCGCAGGCTCGGCTTCCAGCTTTGCAAAAAGAGTCTGGTGCAGACGCAAGGTCACGTCTGCATCTTCAGCCGCATAAGGGCCGGCCTGCTCCAGAGCTATCTGGTCGAACGTCAGTTGCTTCTTGCCTTTACCGGCGATGTCTTCAAAGCTGGTGGTCTGGTGACCAAGATACTTCAGCGCCAGGCTGTCCATGTTGTGGGCAGTGGCTACGGAATTCAGCACATAGGACTCAAGCATGGTGTCGAAGGCAACGCCTCGCACGGTAATGCCATTTTCCTGATCGCCACCAATGGCGCAGTTGGCCAGAATGTTCATGTCGAACTTGGCGTTCTGCCCGACCTTCAGGATGGCCGGGTCTTCCAGCAGCGGCTTGAGGGCCAGCAATACGGTGTCGCGGTCCAGTTGGTCCGGCACGCCCATGTAGGAGTGGGTCAGCGGAATATAGGCGGCTTCACCGGTCTTGACCGCAAAGGAAAGGCCCACCAGTTGCGCCTTTTGCGCATCCAGCCCGGTGGTTTCGGTATCGAAGGCGATCAGTTTGGCGGTGCGCAGTTTTTCCAGCCAGACGTCGAAGCGGGCCTGATCGAGGACGGTTTCGTAGTGCAGCTCGATTTCGGAGGCGACTTCTTCCTTGACGATTTCCACACCGGCGCGCTTGGCTTGCCGTTGCAGATCCTCAAGCCAGCTCTTGAATTCAAGCTCGGTATAAAGCTCGGTGAGCTTTTCCAGATCCGGCTCGCCGACCTGCAACTCGTCGAGAGTGATGTCCAGCGGCACATCGACCTTGATGGTCGCCAGCTCATAGGACAGAAACGCCATGTCGCGATGTTCTTCGAGCTTGGGTGCCAGGGTCTTGGCTCCCCGGAAGGCCATGCCCGCCACCGAGTCGAGGTTTTCATACAGCTCTTTCAAGCCACCGCCCACACCCACCAGCAGGCCCACGGCCGTTTTTTCGCCTACGCCTGGAACGCCGGGGATGTTGTCGACTTTATCGCCCATCAGGGCCAGATAATCGATGATGTGCTCAGGACCGACGCCGAATTTCTCTTTAACGCCAGGGACATCCAGCACGCTACCGGTCATAGTGTTGACCAGCGTAATGTGGCCGTCGACCAGTTGCGCCATGTCCTTGTCGCC encodes:
- a CDS encoding diguanylate cyclase; the protein is MSEEAERWKEKYLKGIEQQDRLAERWNARLDLLRRGLVRSSLAAEGTDRSVDECMKEMREIVRKDDMDAGLAALIPRLEKAVLDSEQRREVRVGQISSALNALVTQLQSLPLPREVRKPLKRFAKDLEDRAAQARELPLLLSELSGLQGKALTLLEKHEEGPRPGILQRLFGTREEHGEAAHGPESAQLVHPSVPASAEPEHEDVNEVAEPPSRPVPAPAPKIEIETPKAEAKTETPAPTPVVEPVAEAPKPVEVVAAAPAPVEKAVPAPVPAPPQDLLTPTPTVPYEHVPVVQAPVEGDSEEDEPALDEEEASEGDPNYSLPYSPEPSYSSVASHIEETLLGLLKDLTLSEHHRPQVEDMQLRLKHGLNWYELLPILDDLAVLMLAINNGGQQEFGTYLKQLNERLESFQSHLQAASEDHAENQSTARDLNEQLREQVGGLQSSVQDASDLPSLKQVLDKRLEGLLSTMDHYQRKRDDREQEVASRLQGLAARVASMEQEALGFRTHLEEQRQKALIDPLTSLPNRAAWGERLEQEVAQWQQDKNSLLVCMLDLDHFKRINDGYGHLAGDKVLKIVASVLKKRIRPTDFLARFGGEEFVMLMPATYLSTALTLLDELRAAVELCPFHFKGERVTITVSMGVTALRTGERSDIALKRADQALYRAKENGRNRVEQG
- a CDS encoding endonuclease/exonuclease/phosphatase family protein, whose product is MRRWGKGTERVVGLHDPQVNEHHLLQSGLPADGRLRLLSFNIQVGISTERYRHYLTRGWQHLLPHGGRAGNLQKIGDLLNDFDLVALQEADGGSLRSGFINQVEHLAHLGSFPYWYQQLNRNLGRLGQHSNGVLSRLRPGKIEDHPLPGPAGRGAILVRFGEGEDALVVVMMHLALGPRTRVRQLAYIRELIGGYRHQILMGDMNTHANDLLEHSPLRDLGLLAPQVEATFPSWRPQRCLDHILLSPTLTLERVQVLAQPISDHLPVAVEIRLPASLCGDSLPVLSGGPLE
- a CDS encoding thiol:disulfide interchange protein DsbA/DsbL, with product MRNLIISAALVAASLFGMSAQAAAPIEAGKQYVVLNSAVPVSEPGKIEVVELFWYGCPHCYAFEPTINPWAEKLPEDVNFVRIPAMFGGAWDAHGQLFITLDTMGVEHKVHAAVFNAIQKDRKPLTKPEDMADFVATQGIDRAKFLETFNSFAVKGKIAQYKELAKKYEVTGVPTMIVNGKYRFDLGSSGGPEATLEVADQLIAKERAAAKASK
- a CDS encoding c-type cytochrome — protein: MNKLFVSLLLTLGISGATQAADVTGDAAAGQAKAAVCGACHGTDGNSLAPNFPKLAGQGQRYLLKQLHEIKDGKRPVLEMTGLLTPFNDQDLADISAYYASQKGSIGAADASLVARGEALFRGGKLDQGMPACTGCHSPDGTGNAPAGYPHLGGQHADYIKKQLTAFREGDRVNDGDTMVMRSIAAKLSNKDIEALAQYIQGLH
- the yihA gene encoding ribosome biogenesis GTP-binding protein YihA/YsxC → MQLKNPILGLCQQSTFMLSAAKVDQCPDDEGYEVAFAGRSNAGKSSALNTLTHASLARTSKTPGRTQLLNFFKLDDDRRLVDLPGYGYAKVPIPLKQHWQRHLEAYLGSRESLKGLILMMDIRHPMTDFDILMLDWAIASQMPMHVLLTKADKLTYGAAKNTLLKVQSQIRKGWGEAVTIQLFSAPKRMGLEEAYTVLADWMELEDKAPAEG
- the polA gene encoding DNA polymerase I, which gives rise to MSQAPLVLVDGSSYLYRAFHALPPLTTSKGLPTGAVKGVLNMLKSLRRQYPKSPFAVVFDAKGGTFRDDLFAEYKANRPSMPDDLRVQVDLLHACVKGLGYPLLCVEGVEADDVIGTLARSSAAADRPVIISTGDKDMAQLVDGHITLVNTMTGSVLDVPGVKEKFGVGPEHIIDYLALMGDKVDNIPGVPGVGEKTAVGLLVGVGGGLKELYENLDSVAGMAFRGAKTLAPKLEEHRDMAFLSYELATIKVDVPLDITLDELQVGEPDLEKLTELYTELEFKSWLEDLQRQAKRAGVEIVKEEVASEIELHYETVLDQARFDVWLEKLRTAKLIAFDTETTGLDAQKAQLVGLSFAVKTGEAAYIPLTHSYMGVPDQLDRDTVLLALKPLLEDPAILKVGQNAKFDMNILANCAIGGDQENGITVRGVAFDTMLESYVLNSVATAHNMDSLALKYLGHQTTSFEDIAGKGKKQLTFDQIALEQAGPYAAEDADVTLRLHQTLFAKLEAEPALSRVLTEIEMPLVPVLAKIEREGAKVDANLLGIQSVELGNTMVELERQAFVLAGEEFNLGSTTQLGKILYEKLNLPILGKTPTGKPSTSEDVLVKLAEQGHELPTLLLQYRSISKLKSTYTDSLPGQINPRTGRVHTSYNQAGAATGRFSSSEPNLQNIPVRTAEGRRIRQAFVAQPGYKLLAADYSQIELRIMAHLASDEGLLDAFRNGLDVHRATAAEVFGVELDEVTNDQRRSAKAINFGLIYGMGASGLARQIGVDGKQAKAYIERYFARYPGVREYMERTREKAKEQGYVETFFGRRLYLPDINSDNGMKRAGAERTAINAPMQGTAADIIKKAMVAVNSWLEESGLDARVILQVHDELVLEVREDLVEQISEQIRPHMSGAAQLAVPLLVEVGVGNNWDEAH